From a region of the Actinopolymorpha singaporensis genome:
- a CDS encoding FAD binding domain-containing protein, with the protein MKLRRLSSLADAESSEAGLGTGSVALAGGTEVVPLLRDGLLAADTLVDVRAVLPREITPYDGGVRIGAGTTLAELEHADASTGLPDALREACRLSASPQVRNMGTIAGNLLQATRCWYWRLGHDCWLAGGEKCLARDGRSDEHAVFGNSRCASAHPSDPAAALLALEATVRTSRRELPIADLYRLPTDDDRAVTALEPGELILEIDVPRPDASTYLKAMDRKRYAFALVGVAAVRSDEAVRVALAGVAPVPWLVESPDGDAVGFGDATPLPGSAYKIELAQALVRRAKDVISEAV; encoded by the coding sequence ATGAAGCTCCGGCGACTGTCTAGCCTCGCCGACGCCGAGTCCAGCGAGGCTGGGCTCGGCACCGGTTCGGTGGCCCTGGCCGGCGGTACCGAGGTTGTCCCGCTGCTGCGCGACGGGCTGCTCGCGGCCGACACCCTCGTCGACGTCCGCGCCGTGCTGCCACGCGAGATCACCCCGTACGACGGCGGGGTGCGGATCGGTGCGGGTACGACGCTCGCGGAGCTGGAACACGCCGACGCCTCGACCGGCCTGCCCGATGCCCTTCGGGAGGCATGCCGACTGTCGGCGTCGCCGCAGGTCCGCAACATGGGCACCATCGCGGGCAACCTCCTGCAGGCGACCCGCTGCTGGTACTGGCGACTCGGACACGACTGCTGGCTGGCAGGCGGCGAGAAGTGCCTGGCCCGCGACGGACGCAGCGACGAACACGCGGTGTTCGGCAACAGCCGCTGCGCCTCGGCGCACCCCTCCGACCCGGCCGCGGCGCTGCTCGCGCTGGAGGCGACGGTGCGTACGTCACGGCGGGAACTGCCCATCGCCGACCTGTACCGGCTCCCCACCGACGACGACCGGGCTGTCACCGCGTTGGAACCGGGCGAGCTGATCCTGGAGATCGACGTGCCGCGGCCCGATGCCAGTACCTACCTGAAGGCGATGGACCGCAAGCGGTACGCGTTCGCCCTGGTCGGCGTCGCGGCGGTCCGGTCCGATGAGGCTGTGCGGGTCGCACTCGCCGGGGTAGCCCCGGTGCCGTGGCTGGTCGAGTCGCCCGACGGCGATGCGGTCGGCTTCGGCGACGCCACGCCACTGCCTGGGTCGGCGTACAAGATCGAGCTCGCCCAGGCACTGGTCCGCCGCGCCAAGGACGTCATCTCCGAGGCCGTCTGA
- a CDS encoding xanthine dehydrogenase family protein molybdopterin-binding subunit: MARLIRTEKEVEGRFETIWLVVDEDSLDQWPSGPLDVVGRPATRKSGHARARGEATYTADVRLPGMLAAAVLRSPYAHARVRHIDLSRALQAPGVRGAIGPGDAPEVQALAGYHGAPVAAIAADSEGQARAALTLIDVDWEVLEPVLDPDEAVRRGQLTSEPRHYERGDFDAALAEAAVVIESEYRTQVVLHNSLETHQSVCTWEGDTLVVHTSTQDIWGVRNGVSQALGMPADKVRVICEYMGGGFGAKNDPGHYTFIAAELAKRTGRPVRCALTRREENLAAGNRNATIQRLTIAARRDGTIVALGGEFVAALGWDGWMASTAGPMQGLYACPNVRTVEYAARLNTPPMAAFRAPGFVEGTFGLECLVDELAVKLEMDPLEIRRRNFSPADPATGTAYSSNNLMECYARADKHWARRHDVRARSEGPWRRGVGMASQIWYGGGGPPAYAWVRVGSDARATVVTAMQDIGTGTRTAMSQIAAEELGLPLGSVDLVLGNTDRGPYAVAAAGSSTTPSMGPAIRAAAGDARRQILDIAAQRYERDPDQLTLRGGRIEAADGESWPVGEVLGLLGNAQILGKGARGPNPTGMGVHTFGVQVAEVAVDVETGEVRVERLAAIHDVGRVINPLGASSQLEGGVIQGIGHTLSEERLLDPTTGQILTQTLDAYRMPTIADVPEIITELVDVPDPNLTSLGAKGLGEPPIIPVAAAIANAIRDATGADVHELPLDREEMLRALRDAADRQAAKERHEAPATV, translated from the coding sequence ATGGCGCGCCTGATCAGGACCGAGAAGGAAGTCGAAGGACGCTTCGAGACCATCTGGCTGGTCGTCGACGAGGACTCCCTCGACCAGTGGCCGTCCGGCCCGCTCGACGTCGTGGGCCGCCCCGCCACCCGCAAGTCCGGCCACGCCCGCGCCCGCGGCGAGGCCACCTACACTGCCGACGTCCGCCTGCCGGGGATGCTGGCCGCCGCCGTCCTGCGCTCGCCGTACGCCCACGCCCGCGTCCGCCACATCGACCTGTCCCGCGCCCTGCAGGCGCCAGGCGTGCGCGGCGCGATCGGCCCCGGCGACGCCCCCGAGGTCCAGGCCCTCGCCGGCTACCACGGCGCACCCGTCGCCGCGATCGCCGCCGACAGTGAGGGCCAGGCCCGCGCCGCCCTCACGCTCATCGACGTCGACTGGGAAGTCCTGGAACCCGTCCTCGACCCTGACGAGGCCGTACGCCGCGGCCAGCTGACTTCCGAGCCCCGCCACTACGAGCGCGGCGACTTCGATGCGGCTCTGGCCGAGGCCGCCGTCGTGATCGAGTCGGAGTACCGCACCCAGGTCGTCCTCCACAACTCCCTCGAGACCCACCAGTCGGTGTGTACGTGGGAAGGCGACACCCTGGTCGTCCACACCTCCACCCAGGACATCTGGGGCGTCCGCAACGGCGTCTCCCAGGCGCTCGGCATGCCGGCGGACAAGGTTCGGGTGATCTGCGAATACATGGGCGGCGGCTTCGGCGCCAAGAACGACCCCGGCCACTACACCTTCATCGCCGCCGAACTCGCCAAGCGCACCGGGCGACCCGTCCGCTGTGCGCTGACCCGCCGGGAGGAGAACCTCGCCGCCGGCAACCGCAACGCCACCATCCAACGCCTCACCATCGCCGCCCGCCGCGACGGCACGATCGTCGCGCTTGGCGGGGAGTTCGTCGCCGCCCTCGGCTGGGACGGCTGGATGGCCTCCACCGCCGGACCGATGCAGGGCCTGTACGCCTGCCCCAACGTCCGGACCGTCGAGTACGCCGCCCGCCTCAACACCCCGCCGATGGCGGCCTTCCGCGCACCCGGGTTCGTCGAGGGCACCTTCGGCCTGGAGTGCCTGGTCGACGAGCTCGCGGTGAAGCTGGAGATGGACCCGCTCGAGATCCGTCGCCGCAACTTCTCCCCAGCCGACCCGGCCACCGGCACCGCGTACTCCTCCAACAACCTCATGGAGTGCTACGCCCGCGCCGACAAGCACTGGGCCCGACGCCACGACGTCCGTGCCCGTAGTGAAGGGCCGTGGCGGCGAGGCGTCGGCATGGCGTCCCAGATCTGGTACGGCGGCGGCGGACCGCCCGCCTATGCGTGGGTGCGGGTCGGCTCCGATGCCCGCGCCACAGTCGTCACAGCGATGCAGGACATCGGCACCGGCACCCGCACCGCCATGTCCCAGATCGCCGCCGAGGAGCTGGGCCTGCCGCTGGGCAGCGTCGACCTCGTCCTCGGCAACACCGACCGAGGGCCGTACGCCGTCGCCGCGGCCGGCTCCTCCACTACCCCGTCGATGGGTCCCGCGATCCGCGCCGCCGCGGGCGACGCCCGCCGGCAGATCCTCGACATCGCCGCCCAACGCTACGAACGCGACCCCGACCAGCTGACGCTGCGCGGCGGCCGCATCGAGGCCGCCGACGGCGAGTCCTGGCCGGTCGGCGAGGTCCTCGGGCTGCTCGGCAACGCCCAGATCCTCGGCAAGGGCGCGCGTGGCCCGAACCCCACCGGCATGGGCGTGCACACCTTCGGCGTCCAGGTCGCCGAGGTGGCGGTGGACGTCGAGACCGGCGAGGTACGGGTCGAACGCCTCGCCGCGATCCACGACGTCGGCCGCGTCATCAACCCGCTCGGCGCCTCCAGCCAGCTCGAGGGCGGCGTCATCCAGGGCATCGGCCACACCCTGTCCGAGGAACGCCTGCTCGATCCGACCACCGGGCAGATCCTCACCCAGACGCTGGACGCCTACCGCATGCCCACGATCGCCGACGTACCCGAGATCATCACCGAGCTCGTCGACGTACCCGACCCCAACCTCACCAGCCTCGGCGCCAAGGGACTCGGCGAACCACCGATCATCCCGGTCGCGGCAGCGATCGCCAACGCCATCCGCGACGCGACCGGCGCCGACGTCCACGAACTCCCCCTCGACCGCGAGGAGATGCTGCGCGCCCTCCGCGACGCGGCCGACCGACAAGCAGCGAAGGAACGCCATGAAGCTCCGGCGACTGTCTAG
- a CDS encoding M23 family metallopeptidase: MPFRCGQRWRATTYAGHNPEQGKIDWFFEDGTTRGQDVLASAPGVVAHISPGSGLIELDHGGGWYSVYIHMPTFTVGEGQKVAQGQKIGEVGSVNTGVAHLHYEQVYDENGDGRGSTPSEIQIPLIIQGAKYALTESTDDVVVTSKNNCG, from the coding sequence TTGCCCTTCAGGTGCGGGCAACGCTGGCGCGCCACGACCTACGCGGGACACAACCCCGAGCAGGGCAAGATCGACTGGTTCTTCGAGGACGGGACCACGCGAGGCCAGGACGTGCTTGCGTCCGCGCCGGGCGTCGTCGCCCACATCTCGCCGGGCTCCGGCCTGATCGAACTCGACCACGGTGGCGGCTGGTACTCGGTCTACATCCACATGCCCACGTTCACTGTCGGCGAAGGCCAGAAGGTCGCACAGGGCCAGAAGATCGGTGAGGTCGGCTCGGTCAACACCGGAGTGGCCCACCTGCACTACGAGCAGGTCTACGACGAGAACGGCGACGGCCGTGGATCGACGCCGTCCGAGATCCAGATCCCGCTGATCATCCAAGGCGCGAAGTACGCGCTCACCGAGTCGACGGATGACGTGGTGGTCACAAGCAAGAACAACTGCGGCTGA
- a CDS encoding carbohydrate ABC transporter permease codes for MDPAGLIATLFVPGFIFFMPNYLTMSRLGWLDSYWALVVPGAAGAFGVFFLRQFFLSIPRELEESALIDGANSWTIFTRIVLPLSKPGLVTLSVLSFLGAWNDFVWPVFVLFSPNKMTLTPGLATLQGACTTDYPVVMAGATVAAVPVLILYVVVQRYVIEGVANSGLKG; via the coding sequence ATGGACCCTGCGGGCTTAATCGCCACGCTCTTCGTCCCCGGCTTCATCTTCTTCATGCCGAACTACCTCACGATGAGCAGGCTCGGCTGGCTGGACAGCTACTGGGCACTGGTGGTGCCGGGTGCGGCCGGCGCGTTCGGCGTCTTCTTCCTCCGCCAGTTCTTCCTGTCGATCCCTCGCGAGTTGGAGGAGAGCGCACTTATCGACGGTGCGAACTCGTGGACGATCTTCACCCGGATCGTGCTGCCGCTCTCCAAGCCCGGGCTGGTGACGCTTTCGGTACTGAGCTTCCTCGGCGCGTGGAACGACTTCGTCTGGCCGGTGTTCGTGCTCTTCAGCCCGAACAAGATGACACTGACACCCGGCCTCGCCACCCTCCAGGGGGCGTGCACCACCGACTATCCCGTGGTGATGGCCGGGGCGACCGTGGCGGCCGTCCCGGTGTTGATCCTGTACGTCGTCGTGCAGCGCTACGTGATCGAGGGCGTCGCCAACAGCGGGCTGAAGGGCTGA
- a CDS encoding alpha-N-arabinofuranosidase codes for MPVTSTIDPAFSVGLVNPWLFGTFVEHLGRCVYTGIYEPTHPSADEDGFRGDVAALVRELGATVVRYPGGNFVSNYRWEDGVGPRASRPRVFDLAWRSIETNQVGTDDFLAWCTRVGLEPMLAVNLGNRGLAEAVDYLEYVNGAPGTRYADQRVGNGHVKPWGVRLWCLGNEMDGPWQIGHKTPVEYARLAQEVAHAYKTFDPDLQLVACGSSNPAMPTFGDWERIVLEHCFDDVDLISAHVYYEPIGGDDVSFLAVSAHMDRYIRDVVSTADHVAAKRHSQKRINISFDEWNVWFAARHAEKEVEQTAEVTEAPALIQDVYTALDAVVVGSLLITLLRHTDRVGVACQAQLVNAIAPILTVPGGAAWRQTIFHPFALTAKYARGTVLMLGGDHGQVDTPAHGAVEQVWAVATHDAQSGELAIFAANRSLADPASWTVRLGAFGELRLVEHLVVGDEDHSAVNSEDFPDRVVPKAGVSALAGDQLSVTLPPASWHCIRLASR; via the coding sequence GTGCCTGTGACCTCCACGATCGATCCGGCCTTCTCCGTCGGACTGGTCAATCCCTGGCTGTTCGGTACCTTCGTCGAGCACCTCGGCCGGTGTGTCTACACCGGCATCTACGAGCCCACGCACCCCTCGGCCGACGAGGACGGTTTCCGCGGCGACGTCGCCGCGCTCGTTCGTGAACTCGGCGCGACCGTCGTCCGCTACCCGGGCGGCAACTTCGTGTCCAACTACCGCTGGGAGGACGGCGTGGGGCCGCGCGCGTCGCGACCTCGAGTATTCGACCTCGCCTGGCGTTCCATCGAGACCAACCAGGTAGGCACCGACGACTTCCTCGCCTGGTGTACCCGCGTCGGGCTGGAACCGATGCTCGCAGTCAACCTCGGCAACCGCGGCCTGGCCGAGGCGGTCGACTACCTCGAGTACGTCAACGGCGCCCCCGGCACGCGGTACGCCGATCAGCGTGTGGGCAACGGACATGTCAAGCCGTGGGGCGTACGGCTGTGGTGTCTGGGCAACGAGATGGACGGCCCGTGGCAGATCGGCCACAAGACGCCGGTGGAGTACGCCCGGCTCGCGCAGGAGGTCGCGCACGCGTACAAGACCTTCGACCCTGATCTGCAACTGGTCGCATGCGGCTCCTCGAACCCGGCGATGCCGACCTTCGGCGACTGGGAGCGCATCGTTCTCGAGCACTGCTTCGACGACGTCGACCTGATCTCGGCACACGTGTACTACGAGCCGATCGGCGGCGACGACGTGTCCTTCCTGGCGGTCTCGGCGCACATGGACCGCTACATCCGCGACGTGGTCTCGACCGCGGACCACGTGGCAGCCAAACGGCACTCGCAGAAGCGGATCAACATCTCCTTCGACGAGTGGAACGTCTGGTTCGCAGCCCGGCACGCCGAGAAGGAGGTGGAGCAGACCGCCGAGGTGACCGAGGCACCCGCGCTGATCCAGGACGTCTACACCGCGCTCGACGCGGTCGTGGTCGGATCCTTGCTGATCACCCTGCTCCGCCACACGGACCGGGTCGGGGTGGCCTGCCAGGCGCAACTGGTGAACGCGATCGCGCCGATTCTGACGGTGCCGGGCGGAGCCGCGTGGCGGCAGACGATCTTCCATCCGTTCGCTCTGACCGCCAAGTACGCCCGAGGCACCGTCCTGATGCTCGGCGGTGACCATGGGCAGGTCGACACTCCTGCCCATGGTGCGGTCGAGCAGGTGTGGGCAGTCGCGACGCACGATGCGCAGTCCGGTGAGCTGGCGATCTTCGCCGCCAACCGGTCGCTGGCCGACCCCGCCTCCTGGACCGTACGGCTGGGCGCGTTCGGCGAGCTCCGCCTGGTCGAGCACCTCGTCGTCGGCGACGAGGACCACAGTGCCGTCAATTCCGAGGATTTCCCCGACCGGGTCGTTCCCAAGGCCGGCGTCTCCGCACTCGCTGGTGACCAGTTGTCCGTCACGCTCCCGCCGGCATCGTGGCACTGCATTCGACTCGCCAGCCGCTGA
- a CDS encoding DUF4091 domain-containing protein — translation MSTASTGWSFVTTDSLEKVYTDGDPRPLDRSIPQSLFLRETGSVQVAFRPPLDGRSPDLRPIVFELAGDASRFATLHTVELVPCTTMAYPGLHDDRYDREAPGLYPDLLRPAVDGEVMPLFGWWRAVWIDLRVDDAADAGIHEVSITARTADGDRLFEDTVEFEVFPYELPPLDIVNTHWFHCDGLAHYYDVPVFSEEHWNAIDNFLGRAAEMGATSVLTPVWTPPLDTARGTTRTPVQLLDISFSAGRYSFGFDKLGRWLDLCRKHGLAQVEIAHFFTQWGAEATPAIYVEENGETVHKFGWHVGATDPAYRELLEQLVPELRKFLASQWSGDVIYHVSDEPHGKKALATYEAARAVIADLLPGCTIVDALSDFAFYQNGVVPIPVVATNAIGPFLDAKIDDLWVYYCVSQQRDVANRFIGLPSLRNRVLGHQLFAFDVAGFLHWGFNFYNSVGSRSHVDPFQDTCAGGGFPAGDPFIVYPGPKGQPLDSIRFKVFAAAMQDHRAMQALRDVAGKDAVMRLIDTDGSGGSLRFDAFSYDPNHYRRTREQINRLVAAAWADAGAASSS, via the coding sequence ATGAGCACGGCATCGACCGGTTGGTCATTCGTGACCACCGACTCGCTGGAGAAGGTCTACACCGATGGTGATCCGCGTCCGCTCGACCGGTCCATCCCGCAGAGCCTCTTCCTTCGTGAGACCGGGTCCGTACAGGTGGCGTTCAGGCCGCCGCTCGACGGACGCTCTCCGGATCTCCGGCCGATCGTCTTCGAACTGGCGGGAGACGCGAGCCGGTTCGCGACCCTGCACACGGTCGAACTGGTCCCGTGCACCACCATGGCCTATCCCGGACTCCACGACGATCGGTACGACCGGGAGGCGCCGGGCCTGTATCCGGACCTGCTCCGACCGGCTGTGGACGGCGAGGTCATGCCGCTGTTCGGTTGGTGGCGCGCAGTCTGGATCGACCTGCGAGTGGACGACGCGGCGGATGCCGGGATTCACGAAGTGTCGATCACGGCACGGACCGCCGACGGTGATCGTCTCTTCGAGGACACGGTCGAGTTCGAGGTGTTCCCGTACGAACTCCCGCCGCTCGACATCGTCAACACGCACTGGTTCCACTGCGACGGACTGGCGCACTACTACGACGTGCCGGTCTTCAGCGAAGAGCACTGGAACGCCATCGATAACTTTCTCGGCCGTGCTGCCGAGATGGGTGCGACGTCGGTACTCACGCCGGTGTGGACCCCGCCGCTGGACACCGCCCGTGGTACCACGAGAACACCTGTCCAGCTTCTCGACATCAGCTTTTCGGCCGGTCGCTATTCGTTCGGCTTCGACAAGCTCGGTCGCTGGCTGGACCTGTGCCGCAAGCACGGGTTGGCCCAGGTCGAGATCGCGCACTTCTTCACCCAGTGGGGGGCCGAGGCGACCCCGGCGATCTACGTCGAGGAAAACGGCGAGACCGTGCACAAGTTCGGCTGGCATGTCGGCGCCACGGATCCGGCATACCGCGAGCTCCTCGAGCAGCTCGTGCCGGAGCTTCGGAAGTTCCTGGCCTCGCAGTGGTCCGGCGACGTCATCTACCACGTCTCCGACGAACCGCACGGCAAGAAGGCGCTCGCCACCTACGAAGCGGCGCGTGCGGTGATCGCCGACCTGCTCCCCGGCTGCACCATCGTCGATGCCCTCAGCGACTTCGCCTTCTACCAGAACGGCGTGGTGCCGATTCCGGTGGTGGCCACCAATGCGATCGGGCCCTTCCTGGACGCGAAGATCGACGATCTGTGGGTTTACTACTGCGTCTCCCAGCAGCGGGATGTCGCCAACCGCTTCATCGGCCTGCCGTCGCTTCGTAATCGCGTCCTCGGGCACCAGCTGTTCGCGTTCGACGTGGCGGGCTTCCTGCACTGGGGGTTCAACTTCTACAACTCGGTCGGTTCGCGTTCACACGTCGACCCGTTCCAGGACACCTGCGCCGGAGGCGGGTTCCCGGCCGGCGACCCCTTCATCGTCTATCCGGGGCCGAAGGGTCAGCCGCTGGACTCGATCAGGTTCAAGGTGTTCGCAGCGGCCATGCAGGACCATCGGGCGATGCAGGCACTGCGGGACGTCGCGGGCAAGGATGCGGTGATGCGCCTCATCGACACCGACGGCAGCGGAGGGAGCCTCAGGTTCGACGCGTTCAGCTACGACCCGAATCACTACCGGCGTACGCGCGAACAGATCAACCGGCTGGTCGCGGCCGCCTGGGCAGACGCGGGCGCCGCATCATCGTCCTGA
- a CDS encoding serine/threonine-protein kinase — MRRSAVLGGRYVLRSLIGQGGTAEVYCACDRVLEREVAVKLLRQASVEERDRARFADEARLLGRLSHPGLVTVLDAATSDEEPYLVMELVHGPSLADCCRGVALATTRVAAIGAQLAEALRYAHDNGIVHRDVKPANVLLAEDDRALLTDFGIARLLSASTGHTATGTAVGTAAYIAPEQVRGEPVSPATDVYSLGLVLLEALTGERAYDGSPAEAALARLTTPPPMPSTLPAGWRDLLLAMTALDPADRPTTVEAVDSLRRLAAETEPAKPGFTGRTDVGESPATRSTAGSLPGSAVVTAAAGQLRTTGLGAVSRPAGLARRAGLAWRWATAAVLALVLVLGVTLWSNTLSGRPPQRDTPAGVPDRVQKPLQDLHDAVEGDR; from the coding sequence ATGAGGCGATCGGCCGTCCTCGGGGGCCGCTACGTGTTGCGTTCACTGATCGGTCAGGGCGGCACCGCGGAGGTGTATTGCGCGTGTGATCGGGTCCTGGAGCGCGAAGTGGCGGTCAAGCTGCTGCGGCAAGCCTCGGTGGAGGAACGCGACCGGGCGCGGTTCGCCGACGAGGCCCGCCTGCTGGGCAGGCTGAGTCATCCGGGACTGGTGACGGTTCTCGACGCCGCGACCAGCGACGAGGAGCCGTACCTCGTGATGGAGCTGGTCCACGGGCCCAGTCTCGCCGACTGTTGCCGGGGGGTGGCGCTTGCGACGACGCGGGTGGCGGCGATCGGCGCGCAACTGGCAGAAGCTCTTCGCTATGCCCATGACAACGGAATCGTCCACCGCGACGTCAAGCCGGCCAATGTGCTGCTGGCCGAGGATGACCGCGCACTGCTCACCGACTTCGGAATCGCCCGGTTGCTGTCGGCCTCCACTGGCCACACCGCGACGGGGACCGCCGTGGGAACCGCCGCCTACATCGCGCCCGAGCAGGTACGTGGCGAGCCGGTCTCTCCGGCGACCGACGTCTACTCGCTCGGTCTGGTGTTGTTGGAGGCGCTGACCGGCGAGCGCGCGTACGACGGCTCGCCCGCCGAAGCGGCACTTGCCCGCCTGACGACACCACCTCCGATGCCGTCGACACTGCCTGCCGGCTGGCGCGACCTTCTTCTGGCCATGACCGCCCTGGACCCTGCCGACCGTCCAACCACCGTGGAGGCGGTGGACAGCCTGCGTCGACTCGCCGCCGAGACGGAGCCCGCGAAGCCTGGTTTCACGGGGCGAACCGACGTCGGAGAGTCTCCTGCGACCCGCTCGACGGCCGGCTCGCTGCCAGGCAGTGCGGTGGTGACGGCCGCCGCCGGACAACTACGGACAACGGGGCTGGGTGCCGTTTCCCGGCCGGCGGGCCTTGCACGGAGGGCCGGCCTTGCCTGGAGATGGGCAACGGCTGCGGTGCTGGCGCTCGTCCTCGTGCTCGGTGTGACCCTCTGGAGCAACACCCTCAGTGGCCGTCCCCCGCAGCGAGACACTCCGGCCGGTGTACCGGACCGAGTACAGAAGCCCCTGCAGGACCTGCACGACGCTGTGGAGGGAGACCGATGA
- a CDS encoding (2Fe-2S)-binding protein, whose protein sequence is MTAEVAPHSNGAAPDPNDAPGADTIRLTLNGQRYEVAAPVGRTLAELLRNDLGFTGTKVACGEGHCGACTVQVDGKPTLSCITLAHTVDGAEVTTIEGLREHAMVDAFVRCDALQCGFCTPGQIVSATALVAGNPQPSREEIRHAMAGNICRCGAYPKIEEAILTWRA, encoded by the coding sequence ATGACGGCCGAGGTCGCGCCGCACTCGAATGGCGCCGCACCGGACCCGAACGACGCACCGGGTGCCGACACCATCCGGCTCACCCTCAACGGCCAGCGCTACGAGGTCGCCGCACCGGTCGGACGTACCCTCGCCGAACTCCTCCGCAACGACCTGGGCTTCACTGGCACCAAGGTCGCGTGCGGCGAAGGACACTGCGGCGCCTGTACCGTGCAGGTCGACGGCAAACCCACGCTGTCCTGTATCACCCTCGCCCACACCGTCGACGGCGCCGAGGTCACCACCATAGAGGGGCTGCGCGAACACGCGATGGTCGACGCGTTCGTCCGCTGCGACGCACTCCAGTGCGGCTTCTGCACGCCCGGGCAGATCGTGTCCGCGACCGCCCTCGTCGCCGGCAATCCGCAGCCCAGCCGCGAGGAGATCCGGCACGCGATGGCGGGCAACATCTGCCGCTGCGGTGCCTATCCGAAGATCGAGGAGGCGATCCTGACATGGCGCGCCTGA